The proteins below come from a single Asanoa ferruginea genomic window:
- a CDS encoding VOC family protein, producing the protein MKLEVITIPVADPERAKAFYAGLGWRLDADLVLGGSRAIQFTPPGSLCSIHFGIGSPPTPEGTPPGLFLIVTDIEKARADLIARGVEVGPIFHRTADGVADGPDPDRNSYNSLAAWSDPDGNGWLLQEIVNRLPGRIDSGITSYSSVADLANAMRRASEAHGEHEKRTGQADANWPDWYATYMASEQSGAEPPK; encoded by the coding sequence TTGAAGCTTGAAGTGATCACCATCCCGGTCGCGGATCCTGAGCGGGCGAAGGCCTTCTACGCCGGTCTCGGGTGGCGGCTCGACGCCGACCTCGTCCTCGGCGGCAGCCGGGCCATCCAGTTCACGCCGCCGGGATCGCTGTGTTCGATCCACTTTGGCATCGGCAGCCCGCCCACTCCGGAAGGCACCCCGCCGGGGTTGTTCCTGATCGTCACCGACATCGAGAAGGCCCGGGCCGACCTGATCGCGCGCGGTGTCGAGGTGGGTCCGATCTTCCACCGCACGGCCGACGGTGTCGCCGATGGTCCCGACCCTGACCGCAACAGCTACAACTCGCTGGCCGCGTGGTCAGACCCCGACGGCAACGGCTGGCTGCTGCAGGAGATCGTCAACCGGCTGCCCGGCCGGATCGACAGCGGGATCACCTCCTACTCGTCGGTCGCCGACCTGGCCAACGCGATGCGCCGCGCCTCCGAGGCACACGGTGAGCACGAGAAGCGCACCGGCCAGGCCGACGCCAACTGGCCTGACTGGTATGCGACCTACATGGCGAGCGAGCAGTCCGGAGCCGAACCGCCGAAGTGA
- a CDS encoding HEAT repeat domain-containing protein translates to MTMAKTDTGALRGLANSSESVRLQAALAIGTNPDPAFVDPLVERCAIEPDFFVRDMLTWALTRHPASVTVPKLMAELSEERAQARSQALHTLSKIGDRQAWPAITHALLTDADDEVARSAWRAAVLLVPENEVEDLITVLASQLGRGGRETWLSLSRALVALGDAILPTLRAAATNADRRRHAAATERMLRDPDGRQG, encoded by the coding sequence ATGACCATGGCGAAAACAGACACGGGAGCACTCCGCGGGCTGGCGAACAGTAGCGAGTCGGTCCGGCTCCAGGCAGCGCTGGCGATCGGCACGAACCCGGACCCCGCGTTCGTCGACCCACTCGTCGAACGCTGCGCGATCGAGCCGGACTTCTTCGTGCGCGACATGCTCACCTGGGCGCTCACCCGGCACCCGGCGTCGGTGACGGTCCCGAAGCTCATGGCGGAACTCAGCGAAGAGCGGGCCCAGGCCCGCAGCCAGGCGCTGCACACGCTGTCCAAGATCGGGGATCGGCAGGCGTGGCCGGCGATCACCCACGCGCTGCTGACCGACGCCGACGACGAGGTGGCGCGGAGCGCCTGGCGGGCCGCCGTCCTGCTCGTACCCGAAAATGAAGTGGAAGATCTGATCACCGTGCTGGCGAGCCAACTCGGACGCGGCGGCCGGGAGACGTGGTTGAGCCTGAGCCGCGCGCTGGTCGCGCTCGGCGACGCGATCCTGCCGACGCTGCGCGCCGCCGCGACGAACGCTGACCGGCGACGGCACGCGGCCGCCACCGAACGGATGTTGCGCGACCCGGATGGCAGGCAGGGGTGA
- a CDS encoding HEAT repeat domain-containing protein has product MLIGDVARRSGVSARMLRHYEALGLVRPADRTGAGYREYSSDDIRRIFHIESLRSLGLSLREVGRALDDPGFAPGALVEDLARQTRERIAAETELLTRLRRIGAAEPAGWEEVLQVVALLQGLGSESAGRRQRAALSAVDEAPLPVEALVEAALSESDPNVAGALRWALAQLGDGGLVLLAEGLGAPDQEVRERAVRSIAEIATAAATAVLHDALTNQDIVVRRNAALALGARGGAEAVPTLIDMIVEEANDADAADALSALASDPVLADRIAAALVDRLSAEPAARQRLTQALADIPGSTASGALEELAHDADRAVALTATYIRQLRATGGGAR; this is encoded by the coding sequence GTGTTGATCGGTGACGTGGCCCGGCGGTCGGGGGTCAGCGCCCGCATGCTGCGGCATTACGAGGCGCTGGGCCTGGTGCGGCCGGCGGACCGCACCGGGGCCGGCTACCGCGAATACTCCAGCGACGACATCCGGCGGATCTTCCACATCGAGAGCCTGCGGTCCCTGGGGCTGTCGCTGCGTGAGGTCGGGCGTGCGCTCGACGACCCCGGCTTCGCGCCGGGGGCCCTCGTCGAAGACCTCGCCCGCCAGACCCGCGAACGCATCGCGGCCGAGACGGAGCTGCTCACCCGGCTGCGCCGGATCGGTGCCGCGGAACCGGCCGGCTGGGAAGAGGTCCTTCAGGTCGTCGCACTCCTCCAGGGTCTGGGCTCGGAGAGTGCGGGGCGGCGCCAGCGCGCGGCCCTGTCCGCGGTCGACGAGGCCCCGCTGCCGGTGGAGGCGCTGGTCGAGGCGGCGCTGAGCGAGTCGGACCCCAACGTCGCCGGGGCCCTCCGTTGGGCGCTGGCCCAGTTGGGCGACGGCGGTCTGGTGCTGCTCGCGGAGGGCCTCGGCGCACCGGACCAAGAGGTGCGCGAGCGTGCCGTCCGATCGATCGCCGAGATCGCGACCGCGGCGGCGACGGCGGTGCTGCACGACGCCCTTACCAACCAAGACATCGTCGTACGCCGGAATGCCGCCCTTGCCCTCGGCGCCCGCGGCGGAGCCGAGGCGGTCCCGACCCTGATCGACATGATCGTGGAGGAGGCCAACGACGCCGACGCGGCCGACGCGCTGAGCGCGCTGGCGAGCGATCCGGTGTTGGCGGACCGGATCGCCGCCGCGCTCGTCGACCGCCTCTCGGCCGAACCGGCGGCCCGGCAACGGCTGACCCAGGCGCTGGCGGACATCCCGGGAAGCACGGCGTCGGGCGCCCTCGAAGAGCTCGCACACGACGCCGACCGCGCCGTCGCGTTGACCGCGACCTACATCCGCCAGCTACGAGCTACGGGTGGTGGCGCTCGCTGA